The Humulus lupulus chromosome 4, drHumLupu1.1, whole genome shotgun sequence genome has a window encoding:
- the LOC133829024 gene encoding protein MOR1-like produces MQTFQNKRLAYAVKESTLDSLITELLLWLLDERVPHMDDGSHLLKALNVLMLKILVKTCHFISSLFFFSFILILTRMSYFSLICYSTLQDNTDRTSSFIVLINLLRPLDPSRWPSPASNETFAVKNQKFSDLVVKCLIKLTKEGNVANQREHLVLLLANIHIHKANKQSVLKVF; encoded by the exons ATGCAG ACATTTCAAAACAAGAGACTGGCTTATGCTGTCAAGGAAAGCACTCTTGATAGTCTAATTACTGAGCTCCTTCTATGGCTGTTGGATGAGAGAGTTCCACATATGGATGATGGCAGCCATCTTTTAAAAGCTTTGAATGTTCTGATGCTAAAGATTCTAGTTAAGACTTGCCATTTCATTTCTTCcctcttctttttttcatttattcTTATCCTGACTCGCATGTCTTATTTTAGTCTGATTTGTTATTCAACTTTACAGGATAATACAGATCGAACTTCATCCTTTATTGTTCTCATCAATCTCTTACGTCCATTAGATCCTTCAAGGTGGCCCTCACCTGCATCAAATGAGACATTTGCTGTCAAAAATCAGAAGTTCTCTGATTTGGTTGTTAAATGTTTGATAAAACTTACAAAG GAAGGCAATGTTGCCAACCAGAGGGAACATCTAGTTCTTCTCCTTgccaatattcacattcataaagCTAATAAGCAGTCTGTCTTGAAGGTATTCTGA